A single genomic interval of Halorubrum aethiopicum harbors:
- a CDS encoding NOP5/NOP56 family protein: MTTDGSDAGWFESVPPDDLGAARDAIEGGSVESPADWPRLAVESGFADDADDYYDRLREATLHATREAVAERERADDRQLIHAVRAMDDCERVANELAERAVEWAGSRFDDVDAGIAGARAIADRKPDDGIDRRVISLASRAAALADERDELAATIDRVAPVVAPNLADMAGPELAARLIALAGGLESLAKKPSGTVQVLGAEDALFAHLSGRAPSPKHGIIYTHEFVRGTRPEDRGSAARALAGKLALAARADHYSGEYREVLHEDLRERMATIRARADADEDTDGGTEVDDE, from the coding sequence ATGACCACCGACGGGAGCGACGCGGGCTGGTTCGAGTCCGTTCCGCCGGACGACCTCGGCGCCGCCCGCGACGCGATCGAGGGCGGGAGCGTCGAGTCGCCCGCGGACTGGCCGCGCCTCGCGGTTGAGTCCGGCTTCGCGGACGACGCCGACGACTACTACGACCGGCTCCGAGAGGCCACGCTCCACGCGACCCGCGAGGCCGTCGCGGAGCGCGAGCGCGCGGACGACCGACAACTGATCCACGCCGTCCGCGCGATGGACGACTGCGAGCGCGTCGCGAACGAGCTCGCGGAGCGGGCCGTCGAGTGGGCGGGGAGTCGATTCGACGACGTCGACGCCGGGATCGCGGGGGCCCGCGCGATCGCCGACCGGAAGCCCGACGACGGGATCGACCGGCGGGTGATCTCGCTGGCCTCGCGTGCGGCCGCGCTCGCGGACGAGCGGGACGAACTCGCGGCGACGATCGACCGGGTCGCACCCGTGGTCGCGCCGAACCTCGCCGACATGGCCGGCCCGGAGCTCGCGGCGCGGCTGATCGCGCTCGCGGGCGGGCTGGAGTCGCTGGCGAAGAAGCCCTCGGGGACCGTCCAGGTGCTCGGCGCGGAGGACGCGCTGTTCGCGCACCTCTCCGGCCGCGCGCCCTCGCCGAAACACGGGATCATCTACACCCACGAGTTCGTCCGCGGGACCCGGCCCGAGGACCGCGGGTCGGCAGCGCGGGCGCTCGCGGGGAAGCTGGCGCTCGCGGCGCGCGCGGACCACTACTCGGGGGAGTACCGCGAGGTGCTCCACGAGGACCTCCGCGAGCGGATGGCGACGATCCGGGCGCGGGCGGACGCGGACGAGGACACGGACGGCGGCACGGAGGTCGACGATGAGTGA
- the lonB gene encoding ATP-dependent protease LonB, which produces MSNEKDTNDPPEEDASPPDDAAPEEAEEDVRNPDGNGEDAPGEDAPEEGVPSEDGPDERRRDRAGDEADHAGPDPVNDGFRDSDDGFREPDDGFRDPDDGFREPKVAPVEEDASDDGSPDDGIPPNDGEESPAHPDAPDAPDEVVDSGDDGGIDDLGSTVEVEGAEIEEDPDEDDLLGGLKIDTTSEISIPDRLVDQVIGQEHARDVIIKAAKQRRHVMMIGSPGTGKSMLAKAMSELLPKEELQDVLVYHNPDDGNKPKVRTVPAGKGEQIVDAHKEEARKRNQMRSLLMWIIIAVVLGYALIIVGQILVGIIAAGVVYLVFRYLNRGSDAMIPNLLVNNADTKSAPFRDATGAHAGALLGDVRHDPFQSGGMETPSHDRVEAGAIHKANKGVLFIDEINTLDIRSQQHLMTAIQEGEFSITGQSERSSGAMVQTEPVPTDFVMIAAGNLDAMENMHPALRSRIKGYGYEVYMEDTIEDTPKMRRQYVRFIAQEVAKDGRLPEFTAEAIEEVILEAKRRSGRKGHLTLHFRNLGGLVRVAGDIARGEDADFTTRDHVLQAKGRSRSIEQQLADDFIERRKDYELQVSDGYVVGRVNGLAVMGEDSGIMLPVMAEVAPSQGPGEVIATGQLKEMAQESVSNVSAIIKKFSDENISEMDIHIQFVQAGQQGVDGDSASITVATAVISALEDVGVDQSLAMTGSLSVRGDVLPVGGVTHKIEAAAKAGCTRVIIPQANEQDVMIEEEYEEMIEVIPVSHISEVLDIALEGEAEKDSLVSRLKSITGSALKDQGVSSPSSPSPQ; this is translated from the coding sequence ATGAGCAACGAGAAGGACACGAACGACCCGCCGGAGGAGGACGCCTCGCCCCCGGACGACGCCGCGCCGGAGGAGGCCGAGGAGGACGTTCGAAACCCGGACGGGAACGGCGAGGACGCTCCCGGCGAGGACGCCCCCGAAGAGGGTGTCCCCAGCGAGGACGGACCCGACGAGCGGCGTCGGGACCGCGCCGGGGACGAGGCGGATCACGCGGGGCCGGACCCGGTCAACGACGGGTTCCGCGACTCCGACGACGGGTTCCGTGAGCCCGACGATGGGTTCCGTGACCCCGACGACGGGTTCCGCGAGCCGAAGGTCGCCCCGGTCGAGGAGGACGCGTCCGACGACGGCTCCCCTGACGACGGGATCCCCCCGAACGACGGCGAGGAGTCGCCGGCTCATCCGGACGCGCCCGACGCGCCGGACGAGGTCGTCGACTCCGGCGACGACGGCGGGATCGACGACCTCGGGAGCACCGTCGAGGTCGAGGGCGCGGAGATCGAGGAGGACCCCGACGAGGACGACCTCCTCGGCGGGCTCAAGATCGACACCACCTCCGAGATCTCGATCCCCGACCGGCTCGTCGACCAGGTGATCGGCCAGGAGCACGCCCGCGACGTGATCATCAAGGCGGCGAAACAGCGCCGCCACGTGATGATGATCGGCTCGCCCGGGACGGGGAAGTCGATGCTCGCGAAGGCGATGTCCGAGCTCCTCCCCAAAGAGGAGCTCCAGGACGTCTTAGTGTATCACAACCCCGACGACGGCAACAAGCCGAAGGTCCGGACCGTCCCGGCCGGCAAGGGCGAACAGATCGTCGACGCCCACAAGGAGGAGGCCCGCAAGCGCAACCAGATGCGGTCGCTCCTCATGTGGATCATCATCGCCGTCGTGTTGGGCTACGCGCTCATCATCGTCGGCCAGATCCTCGTCGGCATCATCGCGGCCGGGGTCGTCTACCTCGTCTTCCGCTACCTGAACCGCGGCTCGGACGCGATGATCCCGAACCTGCTCGTGAACAACGCGGACACGAAGTCCGCGCCGTTCCGCGACGCGACGGGCGCACACGCCGGCGCGCTGCTCGGCGACGTCCGGCACGACCCGTTCCAGTCCGGCGGGATGGAGACGCCGAGCCACGACCGCGTCGAGGCCGGCGCGATCCACAAGGCGAACAAGGGCGTGCTGTTCATCGACGAGATCAACACGCTCGACATCCGCTCACAGCAGCACCTCATGACGGCGATCCAGGAGGGCGAGTTCTCGATCACGGGCCAGTCCGAGCGCTCCTCGGGCGCGATGGTCCAGACCGAGCCCGTCCCGACGGACTTCGTCATGATCGCGGCCGGGAACCTCGACGCGATGGAGAACATGCACCCGGCGCTGCGCTCCCGGATCAAGGGGTACGGCTACGAGGTGTACATGGAGGACACCATCGAGGACACCCCGAAGATGCGCCGCCAGTACGTGCGCTTCATCGCCCAGGAGGTCGCGAAGGACGGCCGGCTGCCGGAGTTCACGGCGGAGGCGATAGAGGAGGTCATCCTCGAGGCCAAGCGCCGCTCCGGCCGGAAGGGCCACCTGACGCTTCACTTCCGGAACCTCGGCGGGCTCGTGCGGGTCGCCGGCGACATCGCCCGCGGCGAGGACGCCGACTTCACCACCCGCGACCACGTGTTACAGGCGAAAGGACGCTCCCGCTCCATCGAACAGCAGCTCGCCGACGACTTCATCGAGCGCCGGAAGGACTACGAGCTGCAGGTCTCGGACGGCTACGTCGTCGGCCGCGTCAACGGCCTCGCCGTGATGGGCGAGGACTCCGGGATCATGCTCCCGGTGATGGCCGAGGTCGCGCCCTCGCAGGGGCCGGGCGAGGTCATCGCCACGGGTCAGCTGAAGGAGATGGCCCAGGAGTCGGTCTCGAACGTCTCGGCGATCATCAAGAAGTTCTCCGACGAGAACATCTCCGAGATGGACATCCACATCCAGTTCGTCCAGGCGGGCCAGCAGGGCGTCGACGGGGACAGCGCGTCGATCACGGTCGCGACTGCCGTGATAAGCGCGTTGGAGGACGTCGGCGTCGACCAGAGCCTCGCGATGACCGGCTCGCTGTCGGTGCGGGGCGACGTGCTCCCCGTCGGCGGCGTCACCCACAAGATCGAGGCGGCCGCGAAGGCCGGCTGTACCCGGGTGATCATCCCGCAGGCCAACGAGCAGGACGTGATGATCGAGGAGGAGTACGAGGAGATGATCGAGGTCATCCCCGTCTCGCACATCAGCGAGGTGCTCGACATCGCTCTGGAGGGCGAAGCCGAGAAGGACTCGCTCGTCTCCCGGCTCAAGTCGATCACCGGCTCGGCGCTCAAAGACCAGGGAGTCTCGAGTCCCTCCAGCCCGAGCCCGCAGTAG
- a CDS encoding DUF5793 family protein has product MRRDYFELTVEGVAEDGGEPTTPLVRIDFHGPEGLLRDRLSDADGELLSASEIDVAFRLREPLESGDAEGVVGVTNRFTGDFVLELNESADDVLPFIRAARDSVDAAGDDARYRVEIDLDGERLVSYDKETFLVYDHEGNLLRSESLIPSGVEL; this is encoded by the coding sequence ATGCGGCGTGACTACTTCGAGTTGACCGTCGAGGGCGTCGCCGAGGACGGCGGCGAGCCGACGACTCCGCTGGTCCGCATCGACTTTCACGGACCGGAGGGGCTGTTGCGCGACCGGCTCTCGGACGCGGACGGCGAGCTGCTCTCCGCGTCCGAGATCGACGTGGCGTTCCGTCTCCGCGAGCCGCTCGAGAGCGGCGACGCCGAGGGCGTCGTCGGCGTGACGAACCGATTCACGGGCGATTTCGTCCTCGAACTCAACGAGAGCGCGGACGACGTGCTCCCCTTCATCCGCGCCGCCCGCGACTCGGTCGACGCCGCCGGCGACGACGCGCGCTACCGCGTCGAGATCGACCTCGACGGCGAGCGGCTCGTCAGCTACGACAAGGAGACGTTCCTCGTGTACGACCACGAGGGGAACCTCCTCCGGAGCGAGAGCCTGATCCCCTCGGGCGTCGAACTCTGA
- a CDS encoding arginine deiminase family protein, whose protein sequence is MSEYSVRAEWERLSAVRVHTPGLELWSGSLAPEANLFEDHVPPEQARREHERLVETLESTHVEVHRLAEDLAGDALDELTRDALETGDVDRVDDVLAAFSPREKLQVVLSRPSLTPETTADGGTDGASVTLDSPISNVYFQRDTTIVGDRGPILCHMSKPIRRREEPIVKRAWESIGADLRYEMTGEPLEGGEFMPAGEFALLGVSAEVDGEEHVIRTSYEAGERLMREGAVGYDEFGLVRAPLEADRTHRVDRGLGSRVMHLLGWFNIAAEGLAVLDADLAEAADVDVYRKRGDIYEHSHTTSTLEYVRDERGFDVIDVAAGERWPTNFLAIDDGTVIPLYEPDEDGEYRPENNPTIEALRDRGVTILPDGVGIPRAALTNGAGGLHCMTTPIARE, encoded by the coding sequence ATGTCCGAGTATTCGGTCCGTGCGGAGTGGGAACGGCTCTCCGCCGTCAGGGTCCACACGCCGGGCCTCGAACTGTGGTCGGGGAGCCTCGCGCCCGAGGCGAACCTGTTCGAGGACCACGTCCCGCCCGAGCAGGCGCGACGCGAGCACGAACGGCTCGTCGAGACGCTCGAATCGACGCACGTCGAGGTCCACCGCCTGGCCGAGGACCTCGCCGGCGACGCGCTCGACGAGTTGACGCGGGACGCCCTCGAGACGGGTGACGTCGATCGCGTCGACGACGTGCTCGCCGCCTTCTCGCCGCGCGAGAAGCTCCAGGTCGTTCTCTCGCGGCCGAGCCTCACGCCCGAGACGACCGCCGACGGCGGGACCGACGGGGCGTCGGTGACGCTCGATTCGCCGATCTCGAACGTCTACTTCCAGCGCGACACGACGATCGTCGGGGACCGGGGACCGATCCTCTGTCACATGTCGAAGCCGATCCGGCGGCGCGAGGAGCCGATCGTCAAACGCGCCTGGGAGTCGATCGGGGCGGACCTCCGCTACGAGATGACGGGCGAGCCGCTCGAGGGCGGCGAGTTCATGCCTGCGGGCGAGTTCGCGCTGCTCGGCGTCTCCGCCGAGGTCGACGGCGAGGAGCACGTCATCAGGACCAGCTACGAGGCGGGCGAGCGACTGATGCGCGAGGGCGCGGTCGGCTACGACGAGTTCGGGCTGGTGCGCGCCCCGCTGGAGGCCGACCGAACGCACCGGGTCGACCGCGGGCTCGGCTCCCGGGTGATGCATCTGCTCGGCTGGTTCAACATCGCCGCGGAGGGGCTGGCCGTGCTCGACGCCGATCTGGCCGAGGCGGCCGACGTCGACGTCTATCGTAAACGGGGCGATATCTACGAGCACAGCCACACCACCTCGACGCTGGAGTACGTGCGCGACGAGAGGGGGTTCGACGTGATCGACGTCGCCGCCGGGGAGCGGTGGCCGACCAACTTCCTCGCGATCGACGACGGCACCGTGATCCCGCTGTACGAGCCGGACGAGGACGGGGAGTATCGACCCGAGAACAATCCGACCATCGAGGCGCTCCGGGACCGCGGCGTGACGATCCTCCCCGATGGAGTCGGGATCCCGCGGGCCGCGCTCACGAACGGGGCCGGCGGGCTCCACTGTATGACGACGCCGATCGCTCGCGAGTAG
- a CDS encoding type II secretion system F family protein — MIAYLPLVLAVTCCLALAASRAVPRADLVVTRLALSLFGDYVASRGRRQRERDLMRAAHVGGTHREYASRTLLYSGVLGVAGSVIGVYLAAAVLTALEVGGDRLTEVLPAPLSFLAGLTRLTEAGLLELFVLLVAASATVGAALAAGAYYARWALLSQRATARAVEIDATLPRTVAFVYALSRSGMPFPRVMDTLAENEAVYGEAATELSVAVREMNAFGTDVLTALRHTARRTPSDDLSEFAENLASVLGTGRSLSAFLNDQYERYQEEAETKQEQYLELLSTFAEAYVTTLVAGPLFFITILVVIGLVLEDTLPLLRVVVYVAVPLATFGFAVYVDSITQGIGGSERVGPSEESHGRAAGRAASDRDGNGADGDREPTGAAPAPGSARSDGGDVTDRWRASRERLREYDRLRTARAWASSPVEHVLRSPEAVLAVVVPVAVLGVVAVVHPLSTGGATEIAAQIDAPIVAASAFVLATYAVVYEVRKRRIRRIEAAIPDFLDRLASVNEAGTSVVASIRRVAGTDLEALTADLERTRRDVDWGADVTSALRRLEKRVASPMTSRAVVLVTNAIHASDDVAPVLRIAADEARATWTLRRERRQVMLTYLIVIYISFLVFLGVIAALSVSFIPAIEEASVAGAAAETGTGTGVGTGAGGGIVGGLGDIDASAYERLFFHAAAVQALCSGIVAGQLGEGSAKDGAKHAAVLLVLTLLAFAAMGGL, encoded by the coding sequence ATGATCGCGTACCTCCCGCTCGTCCTCGCGGTCACCTGCTGTCTCGCGCTCGCGGCGTCGCGGGCGGTCCCGCGGGCGGACCTCGTGGTCACCAGGCTGGCGCTGTCGCTCTTCGGCGACTACGTCGCGAGCCGCGGTCGCAGGCAACGCGAGCGCGACCTGATGCGCGCCGCTCACGTCGGGGGGACCCACAGGGAGTACGCCTCGCGGACCCTGCTGTATTCCGGGGTCCTCGGCGTCGCCGGGAGCGTGATCGGCGTCTACCTCGCCGCCGCGGTCCTGACCGCGCTCGAGGTCGGTGGCGACCGCCTGACCGAGGTCCTCCCGGCCCCGCTCTCGTTTCTGGCCGGACTGACGCGGCTGACGGAGGCCGGGCTCCTCGAGCTGTTCGTCCTCCTCGTCGCCGCGTCGGCCACGGTGGGCGCGGCGCTCGCGGCCGGCGCGTACTACGCCCGGTGGGCGCTTTTGAGCCAGCGGGCGACCGCACGCGCCGTCGAGATCGACGCCACGCTCCCGCGAACGGTGGCGTTCGTGTACGCGCTCTCGCGGTCGGGGATGCCGTTTCCCCGGGTGATGGACACGCTCGCCGAGAACGAGGCGGTGTACGGCGAGGCCGCCACGGAGCTGTCCGTCGCGGTCCGCGAGATGAACGCGTTCGGGACCGACGTGTTGACCGCGCTCCGGCACACCGCGCGACGGACTCCGAGCGACGACCTCTCGGAGTTCGCCGAGAACCTCGCGTCCGTCCTCGGCACCGGGCGGTCGCTGTCGGCGTTCCTCAACGACCAGTACGAGCGCTATCAGGAGGAGGCGGAGACGAAACAGGAGCAGTACCTCGAGCTGCTCTCGACATTCGCGGAGGCGTACGTCACGACGCTCGTCGCCGGGCCGCTGTTCTTCATCACCATCCTCGTCGTGATCGGGCTCGTCCTGGAGGACACGCTCCCGCTCTTGCGCGTCGTCGTCTACGTCGCGGTCCCGCTCGCGACGTTCGGGTTCGCGGTGTACGTCGACAGCATCACGCAGGGGATCGGCGGCAGCGAGCGGGTCGGACCGTCGGAGGAGTCCCACGGTCGGGCCGCCGGACGCGCCGCGTCCGACCGCGACGGGAACGGAGCCGACGGCGATCGAGAGCCGACGGGAGCCGCCCCCGCTCCCGGGTCCGCCCGCTCCGACGGCGGGGACGTGACCGACCGGTGGCGGGCGAGCCGCGAGCGACTGCGAGAGTACGATCGGCTCCGAACGGCCCGGGCGTGGGCGAGCTCGCCGGTCGAACACGTCCTGCGGTCGCCGGAGGCCGTCCTCGCCGTCGTCGTGCCGGTGGCGGTCCTCGGAGTCGTCGCCGTCGTCCACCCGCTGTCGACCGGCGGGGCGACGGAGATCGCCGCGCAGATCGACGCCCCGATCGTGGCCGCGTCCGCGTTCGTCCTCGCGACGTACGCGGTCGTCTACGAGGTCAGGAAACGCCGGATCCGACGCATCGAGGCGGCGATACCCGACTTCCTCGACCGGCTCGCAAGCGTCAACGAGGCGGGGACCTCGGTCGTCGCGAGCATCCGCCGCGTGGCCGGAACCGACCTCGAGGCGCTGACGGCCGACCTGGAACGCACCCGACGCGACGTGGACTGGGGCGCGGACGTGACCTCGGCGCTCCGTCGACTGGAGAAGCGGGTCGCCTCGCCGATGACGTCGCGCGCGGTCGTGCTCGTGACGAACGCGATACACGCGAGCGACGACGTCGCGCCCGTCCTCCGGATCGCGGCCGACGAGGCGCGGGCGACGTGGACGCTGCGCCGGGAGCGCAGACAGGTGATGTTGACGTACCTCATCGTCATCTACATCTCGTTTCTGGTGTTCCTCGGCGTTATCGCCGCGCTCTCGGTGTCGTTCATCCCCGCGATCGAGGAGGCGTCGGTCGCGGGCGCGGCGGCGGAGACCGGGACCGGAACCGGCGTCGGAACGGGAGCGGGCGGCGGGATCGTCGGCGGGCTCGGCGACATCGACGCGAGCGCGTA
- a CDS encoding nicotinamide-nucleotide adenylyltransferase, whose amino-acid sequence MRGFYIGRYQPFHDGHRHMVEEIAEEVDELVLGIGSAGDSHTTRNPFTAGERVMMVTKAVEDLPVTTYVVPIEDLDRNSVWVSHVRSMTPRFDVAYSNNPLVVRLFEEAGVEVRQSPMFRRDVLEGTELRERMIRGRDWEALVPDAVADVIEEVGGVERIRRIAETDSNGDEPSDQ is encoded by the coding sequence ATGCGGGGCTTTTACATCGGGCGGTACCAGCCGTTTCACGACGGCCACCGACACATGGTCGAGGAGATCGCCGAGGAGGTCGACGAGCTGGTGTTGGGGATCGGTTCCGCCGGCGACTCGCACACGACCCGCAACCCGTTCACCGCGGGAGAGCGCGTGATGATGGTGACGAAGGCCGTCGAGGACCTCCCGGTGACCACCTACGTCGTCCCCATCGAGGACCTCGACCGCAACTCCGTCTGGGTGAGCCACGTCCGGAGCATGACCCCGCGGTTCGACGTGGCGTACTCGAACAACCCGCTCGTCGTGCGGCTCTTCGAGGAGGCCGGCGTCGAGGTGCGCCAGTCGCCGATGTTCCGCCGCGACGTGCTGGAGGGGACCGAACTCCGCGAGCGCATGATCCGCGGCCGCGACTGGGAGGCGCTCGTCCCCGACGCCGTCGCCGACGTGATCGAGGAGGTCGGCGGCGTCGAGCGCATCCGCCGGATCGCCGAGACCGACTCGAACGGGGACGAGCCCTCGGATCAGTAG
- a CDS encoding type II/IV secretion system ATPase subunit, protein MAGDASAEDASAEGVGDAVGALRRRLERTWEMLRGSELSVRPFRPGEDGPLASFSAPPDEREVDRYWVNAPYAYVVITYDEVESEHRYYAVEPDLDDFERELLDRVADDIRDPLLYREGTGRTDEETLRAELESLLEGYGVEAGMDTFHSLAYYLYRDFRGYGKVDPLLNDGHIEDVSCDGYDLPIFVYHDEYTDVETNVSFPKAELDNYVIRLAQQSGRHVSVGDPMVETTLPDGSRAELALGEEVTPRGSAFTIRQYADEPFTPIDLVEYGTFSIEQMAYFWLCIEHNKSLIFAGGTASGKTTSMNAVSMFVPPRAKVLSIEDTRELSLYHDNWLSSVTRERRHEGNDIDMYDLLRSALRHRPEYIIVGEVRGEEAITLFQAMNTGHTTFSTMHADSIETVINRLENDPINVPRAMVQSLDMLSVQTLTRSDDQRVRRAKTIGEIGGIDQRTGELDYSSAFEWRAETDEFRRNDSVLLEEIQSERGWSRSELLREVDRRERFLELLSDLGVNGYRRFTALVNEYYADADRVMERLAERAEAETDRSEADGDGIGTDGE, encoded by the coding sequence ATGGCGGGGGACGCATCGGCCGAGGACGCGAGCGCGGAGGGAGTCGGGGACGCCGTCGGGGCGCTCCGCCGACGCCTCGAGCGCACGTGGGAGATGCTCCGGGGCTCGGAGCTCTCGGTCCGCCCGTTCAGGCCGGGCGAGGACGGCCCGCTCGCTTCCTTTTCCGCGCCGCCGGACGAGCGCGAGGTCGACCGCTACTGGGTGAACGCGCCGTACGCGTACGTCGTGATCACCTACGACGAGGTCGAGAGCGAACACCGCTACTACGCGGTCGAGCCCGACCTCGACGACTTCGAGCGGGAGCTGCTCGACCGCGTCGCCGACGACATCCGCGACCCCCTCCTCTACCGCGAGGGGACCGGCCGAACCGACGAGGAGACGCTCCGGGCGGAGCTCGAGTCGCTGCTCGAGGGGTACGGCGTCGAGGCCGGGATGGACACCTTCCACTCGCTCGCGTACTACCTCTACCGCGACTTCCGCGGATACGGGAAGGTCGACCCGCTGTTGAACGACGGCCACATCGAGGACGTCTCCTGTGACGGGTACGACCTCCCGATATTCGTCTACCACGACGAGTACACCGACGTCGAGACGAACGTCTCGTTCCCGAAGGCGGAGCTCGACAACTACGTCATCCGGCTCGCCCAGCAGTCCGGCCGGCACGTCTCCGTCGGCGACCCGATGGTGGAGACGACGCTGCCGGACGGGTCGCGCGCCGAGCTCGCGCTCGGCGAGGAGGTCACGCCGCGCGGGTCGGCGTTCACCATCCGACAGTACGCCGACGAGCCGTTCACGCCGATCGATCTGGTCGAGTACGGGACCTTCTCGATCGAGCAGATGGCGTACTTCTGGCTCTGTATCGAGCACAACAAGAGCCTCATCTTCGCGGGCGGGACCGCCTCCGGGAAGACCACCTCGATGAACGCGGTCTCGATGTTCGTCCCGCCGCGCGCGAAGGTGCTCTCGATCGAGGACACCCGCGAGCTCTCCTTGTACCACGACAACTGGCTCTCCTCGGTCACCCGCGAGCGCCGCCACGAGGGCAACGACATCGACATGTACGACCTCCTGCGGTCGGCGCTGCGACACCGCCCCGAGTACATCATCGTCGGCGAGGTCCGCGGCGAGGAGGCTATCACCCTGTTCCAGGCGATGAACACGGGCCACACCACGTTCTCGACGATGCACGCCGACTCGATCGAGACCGTGATCAACAGGCTCGAGAACGACCCGATCAACGTCCCGCGCGCGATGGTCCAGTCGCTCGACATGCTCTCCGTCCAGACGCTGACGCGCTCGGACGACCAGCGGGTCCGCCGGGCGAAGACGATCGGGGAGATCGGCGGCATCGACCAGCGGACCGGCGAGCTCGACTACTCCTCCGCGTTCGAGTGGCGGGCGGAGACCGACGAGTTCCGGCGTAACGACTCCGTGCTCCTCGAGGAGATACAGTCGGAGCGGGGGTGGTCCCGCTCGGAACTCCTTCGGGAGGTCGATCGGCGCGAGCGGTTCCTCGAGCTGCTCTCCGACCTCGGCGTGAACGGGTACAGGCGGTTCACGGCGCTCGTCAACGAGTACTACGCCGACGCCGATCGGGTGATGGAGCGGCTCGCGGAGCGGGCCGAGGCTGAGACCGATCGATCCGAAGCCGACGGCGACGGGATCGGGACCGACGGCGAATGA
- a CDS encoding SAM hydrolase/SAM-dependent halogenase family protein: MITLTSDFGSPYPAAMKGVIRRHTDAELIDVAHDLPRGDPRAAAFWLRFVLPEFPPAVHCAVVDPGVGTGRDALVVRAGSHAIVAPDNGLAMPPARALAGDESEIEAWSIAVEDPASETFHGRDVFAPTAARVREAIDEGSTDSETVADALAAMDDLSPASDPVDLVFPEPSVERDEAGEAAAVDGEVLAIDRFGNVITNVPGELVRGRDWIRVDGDLTPVAETFGAVKPGERLVTVGSHGYAECDVNDGRGDGAFDLRPGDAVRFVADNVSL, encoded by the coding sequence GTGATCACGCTCACCTCCGATTTCGGCTCGCCGTACCCCGCCGCGATGAAGGGCGTCATCCGCCGGCACACGGACGCCGAACTGATCGACGTCGCCCACGACCTGCCCCGCGGCGACCCGCGGGCGGCCGCGTTCTGGCTCCGGTTCGTCCTCCCGGAGTTCCCGCCGGCCGTCCACTGCGCGGTCGTCGATCCGGGCGTGGGGACGGGGCGGGACGCGCTGGTCGTCCGCGCCGGCTCCCACGCCATCGTCGCGCCCGACAACGGGCTCGCGATGCCGCCGGCGCGGGCGCTGGCGGGCGACGAATCGGAGATCGAGGCGTGGAGCATCGCGGTCGAGGACCCGGCGAGCGAGACGTTCCACGGCCGCGACGTGTTCGCGCCGACCGCCGCGCGCGTCCGGGAGGCCATCGACGAGGGATCGACCGACTCCGAAACCGTCGCCGACGCGCTCGCGGCGATGGACGACCTCTCGCCCGCGAGCGATCCCGTCGACCTCGTCTTCCCGGAGCCGAGCGTCGAGCGCGACGAGGCGGGCGAGGCCGCGGCCGTCGACGGCGAGGTGCTCGCGATCGACCGCTTCGGGAACGTGATCACCAACGTCCCCGGCGAGCTGGTCCGGGGACGCGACTGGATCCGCGTCGACGGCGACCTCACGCCGGTGGCGGAGACGTTCGGCGCGGTCAAGCCCGGCGAGCGGCTCGTCACCGTGGGCAGCCACGGCTACGCGGAGTGCGACGTCAACGACGGCCGCGGCGACGGCGCGTTCGACCTGCGGCCGGGCGACGCGGTGCGGTTCGTCGCAGACAACGTCAGTCTGTGA
- a CDS encoding CBS domain-containing protein produces the protein MSGKPTVGEYMTRDVETVSPDDTVASVAKRMVETAGHKGFPVTQGRTVEGFVSAGDLLLADDDAPVFTVMSEDLIVAHPDMKVTDAARVILRSGIQKLPVVDDADNLVGIISNTDVVRSQIERATPGKVGKLMRTLEQIHGVALDEERREVRLDDLTPTQARVYADELEGRQYELDRGLAEPLVVIDNDGVLHLADGHHRVMAAHEMGIETMDAYVIVTRSPVDLGMAKTAEKEGLESIADIEVVDYARHPLVETTKRLQ, from the coding sequence ATGTCCGGAAAGCCGACGGTCGGCGAGTACATGACCCGGGACGTCGAGACCGTCAGCCCCGACGACACCGTGGCGTCGGTCGCGAAGCGGATGGTCGAGACGGCCGGTCACAAGGGGTTTCCCGTCACTCAGGGGCGGACCGTCGAGGGGTTCGTCTCGGCGGGCGACCTGCTCTTGGCCGACGACGACGCCCCCGTGTTCACGGTGATGTCCGAGGACCTGATCGTCGCCCATCCCGACATGAAGGTCACCGACGCCGCCCGCGTCATCCTCCGGTCGGGGATCCAGAAGCTCCCGGTCGTCGACGACGCCGACAACCTCGTCGGGATCATCTCGAACACGGACGTCGTTCGCTCGCAGATCGAGCGGGCGACCCCCGGGAAGGTCGGGAAGCTGATGCGCACGCTCGAGCAGATCCACGGCGTCGCACTCGACGAGGAGCGCCGCGAGGTCCGCCTCGACGACCTCACGCCCACGCAGGCGCGGGTGTACGCCGACGAGCTGGAGGGCAGACAGTACGAGCTGGACCGGGGGCTCGCCGAGCCGCTCGTCGTCATCGACAACGACGGCGTCCTCCACCTCGCGGACGGCCACCACCGCGTGATGGCCGCCCACGAGATGGGGATCGAGACGATGGACGCGTACGTCATCGTCACGCGGAGCCCGGTCGACCTCGGGATGGCCAAGACCGCGGAGAAGGAGGGACTGGAGTCGATCGCCGACATCGAGGTGGTCGACTACGCGCGCCACCCGCTCGTGGAGACGACGAAGCGGCTCCAGTGA